The proteins below are encoded in one region of Belonocnema kinseyi isolate 2016_QV_RU_SX_M_011 chromosome 5, B_treatae_v1, whole genome shotgun sequence:
- the LOC117172896 gene encoding cysteine-rich DPF motif domain-containing protein 1, with amino-acid sequence MEGVPGSSKMQPEIFHKKPEESREERKRAKGESKSETRGTFACGFCPLNEHFDYKGTKPPFARQLLYLEDCYIMKDPFSPLNQGETLVLGADCSFCKTAVCLGCSIFYTKRFCKKCALAHIKDLPKQLHKKIIDLSKDEKDVT; translated from the coding sequence atGGAAGGCGTTCCGGGCAGTTCGAAAATGCAACccgaaatatttcataaaaaaccgGAGGAATCGAGAGAAGAAAGGAAACGAGCGAAAGGAGAATCGAAATCTGAAACTAGAGGAACTTTTGCGTGTGGTTTTTGTCCTTTGAATGAACATTTTGACTACAAGGGGACAAAACCTCCCTTTGCGAGACAACTTCTCTATTTGGAAGACTGTTACATAATGAAAGATCCTTTCAGTCCCTTAAATCAAGGAGAAACTCTAGTTTTGGGCGCAGATTGTAGTTTTTGTAAAACAGCGGTCTGCTTGGGTTGTAGTATATTTTATACTAAacgtttttgcaaaaaatgtgccCTTGCACATATTAAGGATTTACCTAAGcagttgcataaaaaaattatagatctcTCAAAAGATGAAAAAGATGTTACATAG
- the LOC117173403 gene encoding putative transferase CAF17 homolog, mitochondrial: MRRFLGKSLFTPNRFLIKPQIKFQSFSYSQDKKILEHLTNRSLLRIGGEDSLSLLQGLITNDMHHFLNGAANIYTLFLNIKGRVLYDTIIYKPPEENSFFYIECDSQILDQLQRHLKVYRLRRKVEIESLEGEMKIWALFNPSDFKKSEEPDLKLDGRIFPCGNNTQTSSKSVDKIIIYEDPRLGNLGLRILTESSVEREEIVKHLESEGPYLEEKNPSYKEFRYKLGLGEGMEDLPPGKPLPLEVNGDYLQGISFHKGCYIGQELTARTHHTGVVRKRLMPLMFDELPREDFKYDEMITNEAGKAVGKFRGRENKFGLGLMRISEALNSQKLEICGSRVTVLKPFWWPQESQKEELSAKGNK; the protein is encoded by the coding sequence ATGCGTCGATTCTTAGGCAAATCTCTCTTCACACCGAACCGTTTTCTCATAAAACCGCAAATAAAATTCCAGAGCTTCAGCTACAGCCAGGATAAAAAAATCCTCGAGCACTTGACAAATAGATCCCTCCTTCGAATTGGTGGTGAAGATTCATTGAGTCTCCTGCAGGGTCTCATCACCAATGACATGCACCACTTCCTCAACGGCGCTGCCAACATCTACACTCTTTTCCTAAACATCAAAGGTCGAGTTCTCTACGACACCATAATCTACAAACCTCCCgaggaaaattcctttttctacaTTGAATGCGATTCTCAAATCTTGGACCAATTGCAGCGCCACCTAAAAGTGTACCGCCTCCGTCGAAAAGTCGAAATTGAATCCCTCGAGGGAGAAATGAAAATCTGGGCTCTCTTCAATCCCAGTGactttaaaaaatctgaagaGCCAGATTTGAAACTGGACGGGAGGATTTTTCCCTGTGGAAATAACACACAAACGTCGAGTAAATCGGtggacaaaattattatttacgagGATCCCAGACTCGGGAATTTGGGTCTCAGGATTCTCACCGAGTCGAGTGTTGAGAGAGAGGAAATTGTTAAGCACTTGGAGTCAGAAGGACCTTATTTGGAGGAAAAAAACCCGAGTTACAAGGAATTTCGTTACAAACTTGGATTGGGAGAAGGAATGGAAGATCTACCTCCAGGAAAACCTCTTCCCCTGGAAGTCAATGGAGATTATTTACAAGGAATTAGTTTTCACAAGGGATGTTATATTGGCCAGGAACTCACGGCGAGAACTCATCACACTGGAGTTGTGAGAAAGAGACTGATGCCGCTGATGTTTGATGAATTGCCGAGGGAGGATTTTAAATATGACGAGATGATTACGAACGAGGCTGGAAAAGCTGTCGGGAAATTTAGAGGAAGGGAGAATAAATTTGGACTGGGCCTGATGAGAATTTCGGAGGCTCTCAATTCACAAAAACTTGAGATTTGCGGTTCGAGGGTTACGGTTCTGAAACCCTTTTGGTGGCCCCAGGAATCGCAGAAAGAAGAATTGTCAGCGAAAGGGAATAAATGA